The Streptomyces fungicidicus nucleotide sequence GTCGGCATGACCCTGGTCGGCGACCACGGCCAGAACACCCGCGGTCTGTCGTACGAGGTGCGCAGCCTCTACGTGCAGCCCACGGCGGAGCAGCTGGCCGACGCGCCGGACCCGGCGCCCGCGCTGCAGCGGGAGTACACCGGGCTGCCGGACTCGCTGCCGGACGTGGTCTCCCGCACCGCCCGCGAGGTCACCGAGGGCGCGGACAACGACTACGACCGGGCGGTGAAGCTGCAGGAGTACTTCACGCTGAACGGCGGCTTCGAGTACGACACCGAGGTGGACGTCGGCAGCGGCTCGCAGGCCATCGCCCGTTTCCTGCGGGACAAGCAGGGCTTCTGCGTGCACTTCTCGTTCGCGATGGCGTCGATGGCCCGTTCGCTGGGCATACCGGCGCGGGTCGCGGTGGGCTTCGCGCCCGGCACCCCGCAGGCGGACGGCACGGTCTCGGTCGGGCTGCGGGACGCGCACGCCTGGCCGGAACTGTACTTCGAGGGGGTGGGCTGGACCCGTTTCGAGCCGACCCCGACGCGTGGTTCGACGCCCGCGTACACCGTGCCGGACGCCGCGGACAGCACGGTGCCCGACCCCGCGCGGCCCTCGCAGGCGGAGCCCTCGGAGCCGTCCGGGGACCCCTCGCAGAGCGAGAGCTGCTCGGCGGAGCGCAGGAAGCTGGACGGCTGCGGGAGCGAGTCGCCGCAGGCGGTGCTGCCCGCCGGTGACGACGGGCCGAAGTGGTCCGCGCTGCTGCTGTGGGCGCTGGCCGGGCTGGTCGTGCTGGTGCTGCCGCTGACGCCGATGCTGTCGCGGGCGAGGACCCGGGCGGTGCGGCTCGGCGGGCACGGCCGGTCGGAGGCGGACGCGGCGCCGTACATCCTGGGCGTCTGGGACGAGCTGACCGACACGGCGTGGGACCACGGGATCGCACCGGACGAGTCACTGTCCCCGCGCGGGGCGGCGGACCGCATCGTGCGGGTCGGCAGGCTCGACTCGGGGGCGGCGGCGTCGGTGCACCGGGTGGCCGACGCGGTGGAGCAGGTGCTGTACGCGCCCCGGCCGCGGCCGGTGGCGGGGCTGACGGACGACGTCCGGCGGGTGAGTACGGCGCTGCGGGACACCGCGGGACGGGGGGCGCGGCTGCGGGCGGTGTTCGCTCCGCGGTCCACCGTGCGGGTGGTGTGGGCGGCGTCGGCCCGGTGGAGCGGGGTGCGGGGGCGCGTGCTCGCGATGCGGCCCGCCTGGCGGGGGCCGTTCCGGCAGCAGGGGTGACCCCGCGGGTCCGCTGCGCGGGTGCCCGGCGTGGGGGTGGGCCGGGGGCGGTCGCGCGGCCCGGCGCTCACGGGGCGCCGCCGCGCCCACCCGTGCCGCCCTGGGGTGCCTCCCAGGCCCTTGAGGCACTGGGGGAGGCACGACTGCCCGCGGGAACGAACGGCTGGGCGGCGGGACAGCGAGAGGGGGACCACCGTGTCGGTGGTCCCCCTCTGGTGCTTCGGGGTGGGGCGGGGTGCTAGTGGCCGCCCTGTTCGTCACGGCGGCGCTGCCAGCGCTGCTCGATGCGGTCCATCACGGACCGGCGTTGTCTGGTCTGGCGGCCTGCCTGGGGCGCGCCCTGCGCACCGGCGGCCTGCTCACCCGGTTTGGGCGCCTTGCGCCAGCCGGTCACGGCGAGCACCGCGCACCCCAGCATCACGAGGAACCCCACGACGCTGAGCCAGACCTGCTGGGCGACCATACCGGCCATGAGGAGCGCAATACCCACGAGGAAGCCCGCGACCGCCTGGTAGACCCGTCGCCGGGTGTACGTACGCAGCCCGCTTCCCTCGAGCGCCGTCGCGAACTTGGGATCTTCGGCGTACAGCGCTCGCTCCATTTGCTCGAGCATGCGCTGCTCGTGCTCCGAGAGCGGCACGGAGTCCTCCTCATCGTGCAGTCGCCGGGGCGGCGACCCGGGGGGGGGTCCCTTCAGGATAGGCAGGGAATCGCCCCCGTGAAACCCGCCCCTCTGCGCCAATTGGCCAACCGGTACCCGCCATCACGTCCCGGCCCGTCGAGGCTTCTCATTCC carries:
- a CDS encoding transglutaminase TgpA family protein; the encoded protein is MAACALLPLVEPSVWFVQAAFLLAVQSGVGAAARRVPLARPLTVVAQVVVTLVLLTLAFAREHAVAGLIPGPDALRFFAGLLDQGGNDVSRYAIPAPLSDGIRLMLIGGVLVIGLLVDTIAVTFRSAAPAGLPLLALYSVAAGLSDNGVDWLWFLLAAAGYLMLLLAEGRDRLSQWGRVFGGVPGPGGDSPGAVAPVRTGRRIGAVALGIALVVPLALPAMNGGLLGPSGTGVGSGSGGGGTISAVNPLVSLRDSLNVDEDRQVLSVRSELTDTSDLYLRIVSLDDFDGTSWKPSKRSITTVPDGTFPTPPGLGPDIGRTEIGTTISTADWYAQDWLPMPYPPSGVAIRGNWRYEPVGMTLVGDHGQNTRGLSYEVRSLYVQPTAEQLADAPDPAPALQREYTGLPDSLPDVVSRTAREVTEGADNDYDRAVKLQEYFTLNGGFEYDTEVDVGSGSQAIARFLRDKQGFCVHFSFAMASMARSLGIPARVAVGFAPGTPQADGTVSVGLRDAHAWPELYFEGVGWTRFEPTPTRGSTPAYTVPDAADSTVPDPARPSQAEPSEPSGDPSQSESCSAERRKLDGCGSESPQAVLPAGDDGPKWSALLLWALAGLVVLVLPLTPMLSRARTRAVRLGGHGRSEADAAPYILGVWDELTDTAWDHGIAPDESLSPRGAADRIVRVGRLDSGAAASVHRVADAVEQVLYAPRPRPVAGLTDDVRRVSTALRDTAGRGARLRAVFAPRSTVRVVWAASARWSGVRGRVLAMRPAWRGPFRQQG
- a CDS encoding DUF3040 domain-containing protein, which produces MPLSEHEQRMLEQMERALYAEDPKFATALEGSGLRTYTRRRVYQAVAGFLVGIALLMAGMVAQQVWLSVVGFLVMLGCAVLAVTGWRKAPKPGEQAAGAQGAPQAGRQTRQRRSVMDRIEQRWQRRRDEQGGH